The Anas acuta chromosome 1, bAnaAcu1.1, whole genome shotgun sequence genome segment aacctttttttttttttgttgttaggAATACAGCAAAGATATCAAATCACATCCGAGATGCTCATAATTTCTCTGCTGTAAATATCAGTGGTAATATTCTACCTGTTTCACCCACCTTTTGACTTGAGCAATAAGGCACTACTCATAGTTCAAGGGAAATTAgtacatttatttatagaaGTTACTTTTGGCTTGCAGTTGCTGTAGCAGGGCCTGGATCTGTTTCTAAGGTTAGTCTGAATGCATTAGATGCTCTGTTTCCCAATCATACAACAAAAATGCATACTATGCCTCATGTCTGTGTATGTCCATATATCTACAAATGTCTTAAAACATCGTATCACTTTATGTTAAAGGTATGCTGGATGTCCACAGGACTGGGATATTATAGATCTATACATTGGAAGCACTTCCTGCTTGTGAGTGCTGGAGGCTTCCAAtccatgttttatttatcaCGTTGAATCAAGCTTAAATCACCTCTTTTAGCCTCAGATGAAGGTCCAGGGGTATCGCTGTGCCTTCTTTGTCTTTGTGTATGCTTCCTTTCGTGATTTACAGGATGagcttctttttaaatgtgaaataatgGTATCTGAATGTCGCTTTAATGTTAGCTTTACTCACTACAAACCCAGAAAATATTAACTCCATATTTCTTCCCTGCCAGCCGGACAGGCTGAACATGATATAACCTTTCTTTGAGCAGTTCCACCCTGCTCCTCCTGTAATATTGTGCAAGATCACTTATTTCTATATTGCTGAGGGAACATAGACGTAGGCAAAGTAACTTTGATTACATAATTAGACTTTATCACTATCTAATGCAGACTCGCAATGAGATGGAGTTAAAGTTGTTTACTCCTTCTCCATAAATCCAGACTTTTGAGCACTTAGTCATGCAGCCTTTTTATTGTGTTAGCCTTGTAGCTTGGCCATACGACTCATCTCTTTCTCAagaattaaggggaaaaaaaaaaaataacagtgggatgggggagcaAAACCTACATTTTGTTATCAGCAGTCGTCAGATACTAGATGACAATGAGTTTCCTTGATGCcagcaggaaaacacaaaagTGGTCGAGCTGATGTCATGGTGGTTAGAGGACATAAGCAAGGTGGTGAGTGGATGGAAGTGAGATTGGATTTGCAGGGAGAAGCAATTTTGTCTATCAGATAAATGGTTGCGTtcagaagaaagggaaacatCTTCAGGTCAAACACCCCCGATTCTCCTGCAGGTTAAACTTGATGCTAGATCCTGCTGCTACCACCAAAACCAAAGCccttcctgccctccctctgAGTGCAAGCACGGTCTCCATTGTCCTGGGGGAAGGTAGGAATGGCATGGTCTGGAAATGATCCTTGTTTCCAAACCTGAGCAGTCCCCAGACTTCTTTGTGCTAGACTCTCCCGTGTTTGCATGGCAGGAGGATTGCTGAACAGGAGCCTATCCCTGCAGCCTACACTGCACAGAGGCCATGGGCAGCATGGTGGGGATGTTTCTGAGCATGTGAATTGGTGGAGAATCAGCTCTGATATAGGAGGGCCTCATCACTTGAGCAGGGAGTCCATGCACATGGTCTTGAGACCCAGGACACATCTGGGCTGATAACCACTGCTGGGTCTGCAACAAACTTCGCTGTCCAGTCTGAGTTTGAGCATCCCTCTGCCTGTGATGTGATGTGTTTGCAAACCCCAGAAGAGGGAGTGAGGCCAAGGGGGCAGGGGACACTGGTTTCTCATCTCCTTATCCAGCAGCCCATCTGTCTGAAAAACCATTGGTGGCTGCAGTCACCGTGCTCTCCCCTAAATCATGCATTTGCacatttgagaaggaaaaacatgctAATCTTTTTATTAACTAAGTCTTACTGAATTTCGGTAGCCAGAAGGTTTGCTGGATGGCAGGATTTATAATATCACTTGGACAATTATCATCAAACTTGACCCAGCCTCCAGACTTTGGCAGAACCTAATAAACAACCCTGTCCTGAAGTAAACCAGCTCCAAAGTTGGTGGAGctttttcagcactgaaaattGCTGGATTTTATAACTGTGCATTGAACTACCAAGTCTGTGCGCACTCCCTTGGGACTTGGGAAGTGTGCATTGGTAGAAAGTGGAATTAACAGCCTCTCTGACAGGTTTTCTGCATAGAGCTTTTCAGCTGGGCAAGACCACACTTAATTAAACCACTGTGCAAAGTGTCAGCCATaaaaatgggaggggagggagggcttTATCTCTAAAGCAAGTAACAATGGacctgctttttctgctgcatGCCTCCTGCCCAAGTCAATGGCAATATTCAAATTATAGGTAAAATTAACCCCTTGtggtaaagaagaaaaggatttaaTAAATGAGGTGGCACAGAGCTTTTGCTTTACTCAGGTGATAACCTTTCTGTTACTGAATCTGTATCTGTGCCATTTTTCTCATGACAGTCTTTGGCAGTGGAGCCTCGCGTAAAGGAGAATGGCTGAGGTTTTTCTAACTGGGCAAAGGGCCcaagatttttgtttggtttcagtAGAACTGGACCTGACCAGAGCGGGGTCAAAACGGAATTTAAACAAGAGCAAGAAAATCCACTGCACACGGGCAGGATGCAGCACTTACATTTTGGTTGCAAAGTCATACGTACCACAGAGTGATGCAGCAGAGCAGGTGCATCCCAGACCCGGGTTTGATTTTACAGCCTGAACTTGGAAACATGAGGACAGATGCCAGTCGTCATGGGGAGAAGGTGAAAGCAAGGGTCCTACGTCTCACATGGATTTGTGCAGTGAGCTCAGCTgagagcagctggggcaggggagctgTGCTGAGGGATGGCAGCCATGCCTGGGCAAGAGGCAGGTAACCTGTTGAAGCTTTTCTACATACAGCAGGAGCAGGTGTAAAATCCTTATTCACAAGGCAGATCATACACTCTGTCAAATCTCCATCTTATAGAAAGaccaacagggaaaaataattaggaaaaaacagcttttatttgatacttttatttatatgcaaAACAGCTCACCATTCATGAGAGATATGAAAAACGCATCAGATAGAAACCAGATTTATCTATTTTCACTACAAAATATTGCATTATATAAAGCAAcagagacacacaaaaaaaccctgaaaaagACTAAAATCTTTGGATagcagatgtgttttttttttttctttttctttctcgtCCCCAAAATGCGCTTCTTGTTTTAAGAGATTCACAGCAAAGaacatgaaacattttcagGTTATAGAATTTTTTGGTTGTCACAAAGGAAAGCAGTCCTGGATTTacttcttcttcatcttcttcttcctttttttttttttttttttaggaaaaatgtCCTTTCCTAAAAATATACCGCACACATACACACCCACGCTCAACCCCACACACATACAGGTATGCACACACGCACATATACACCCACAAAAAAACTACTTCCCTTATAAACGATTTGCAAAGTACTTTTCAGACATAACTATAGATCAGAATAAcaacaagttttaaaaaaaaaaactcttctagTTAAGTGCTAGTGGTTGTTGATcccacacacacgcacaaaaaataataataataaaatagaaagaaaaaaggaaggaaggaaagagaaaaggaaggaagaaagaagggaggaaggaagggaagaaagaaaagagttcAAGAGCAAATGTCttgatatatataaaatatacttgtaaacagggaggaagggaaggtcTGTCATACACAAGTGCAAtataatcagaaaagaaaaaaaaaaaaaagaggaaaagaaaagaaaaaggaacactGTATTGATCCCAACAAACACTTATAAAGTTAAACATAATATTCCACAGGAGAAAGTGTAAACACGCGACTATAGAAAACAATTGGCACAAAGTATCCAAAGTAAAATTGCCAccactctgaaaaataaataagtcttgaaaaaaataaattgtccaCTCCTTctaccataaataaaaaatagttatttttaactGCACCCATGGGTCACACGTTTAAGGTCACAAGTAGATGTTTTTGGATATATATAAAGGGGCACTTGACAGCCTGAAGAGACAATCTGGTTTCACACCTCTCTGCCGAAAAACGCGGCCGTTCCGCGCCGCCGGGGCTCAGCCTCTGGAGCAGAGGTGCGGGGAAAGCTCCCCGAGCCCGGCAccggcagcgcccggccccgcagccggcCGGGTGCGCTCGGGGCCGGGCTCCCGGTGCGCGGCGCGTCCCGATGCGGCCTCCGCGGGGCCGTCGGGGCGGGCGTGCGGGGGCTACACGTCCAGGACGTGGTTGAGATAGGAGATGTAGCAGATGGCCAGGCGCAGGATCTCGATCTTGGAGAGCTTCTTGTCGGGCGGCAGCGTGGGCAGCAGCTTGCGCAGCTCGGCGAAGGCCAGGTTGAAGGCCTCCACGCGGATCCGCTCCCGCGTGGCGTGGGCCGAGCGGTACTTGGCCGTGGCTCGACGACGGCGCCGTTTCTCCTCCCGGCTGAGCGGCGGGGGGTGCAGCCCCGGCCGGCCCCCGGCACGaccctccccgccgcccccgccgccgccgccgcccccgccgccctcgGCCGGCTCCGGGTCGGAGGCGCAGCAGCCCAGCGCCCGGGGGTCCGCGCCCCCCAGGGACTCGGGGTCGGAGGGCGCCGAGGAGGGGTGGTCGGAGTCGGCCGCTTGGTCCGGGCTGAGCATCATCGTGGAGGGGGCGGAGGAGCCTTCCCGGGacagaga includes the following:
- the NHLH2 gene encoding helix-loop-helix protein 2, translating into MMLSPDQAADSDHPSSAPSDPESLGGADPRALGCCASDPEPAEGGGGGGGGGGGGEGRAGGRPGLHPPPLSREEKRRRRRATAKYRSAHATRERIRVEAFNLAFAELRKLLPTLPPDKKLSKIEILRLAICYISYLNHVLDV